The Pseudarthrobacter sulfonivorans genome includes a window with the following:
- a CDS encoding barstar family protein — protein sequence MKIYSADTWTIEELKEQVADAGRRSLVVPAADSKKAVLETFGEVLAFPEHYGVNMDALNDSLHDFADSIGENGSAPVTVLWQVAAAFRGDRSFGIICEVLQDAESYAGRDLAVTAVLL from the coding sequence ATGAAAATTTACTCCGCCGACACCTGGACCATCGAAGAACTCAAGGAACAGGTCGCCGACGCCGGCCGCCGCAGCCTGGTGGTCCCCGCCGCCGACAGCAAGAAGGCTGTCCTGGAAACCTTCGGCGAAGTGCTCGCCTTCCCTGAGCACTACGGCGTGAACATGGACGCCCTCAACGATTCGCTGCACGATTTCGCGGACAGCATCGGCGAGAACGGTAGCGCCCCGGTCACGGTCCTTTGGCAGGTGGCCGCAGCGTTCCGGGGGGACAGGTCCTTTGGGATCATCTGCGAGGTCCTCCAGGATGCCGAAAGCTACGCCGGCCGTGACCTCGCGGTCACGGCCGTGCTGCTCTAG
- a CDS encoding ribonuclease domain-containing protein, with protein sequence MRNRSIALLLTGLLAIAVFAFGGPGLLETLAGSTTPAASSSAAPVPGAPVPGPAEVPAPAVVPANPSGLPAIKESQLPAEARTTLAAIRAGGPYRYSQDNKTFGNFERILPRQGSGYYREYTVPTPGESDRGARRIVTGSEGEKYYTQDHYDSFKFIAEGS encoded by the coding sequence TTGCGCAACCGCTCCATTGCCTTGCTGCTGACCGGGCTGCTGGCCATAGCGGTGTTCGCTTTCGGCGGCCCTGGGCTCCTTGAGACTCTAGCGGGAAGTACGACGCCGGCAGCCAGTTCCAGCGCGGCCCCGGTCCCGGGTGCTCCCGTCCCGGGTCCTGCGGAGGTTCCGGCCCCGGCGGTAGTTCCCGCCAACCCGTCCGGGTTGCCCGCGATCAAGGAATCCCAGCTGCCGGCCGAAGCTCGGACTACCCTTGCCGCCATCCGTGCCGGAGGCCCCTACCGCTACAGCCAGGACAACAAGACGTTCGGCAACTTCGAGCGCATTCTCCCGCGGCAGGGCTCAGGCTATTACCGCGAGTACACCGTGCCCACGCCGGGTGAATCCGACCGGGGAGCCCGCCGCATCGTCACCGGCTCCGAGGGCGAGAAGTACTACACGCAGGACCACTACGACTCGTTCAAATTCATCGCAGAAGGCAGCTGA
- the glgX gene encoding glycogen debranching protein GlgX has product MVMPLFDTASTRDASSAYPLGVSVPRPGSGADYGVQSSANVAVYAPAVENLEIAYKAPGSEWHLQTLPNVTHGVHHGIVEDFPYGSLYGFRATSKADPLPLAVPIVDLDDDGGQPLLLDPYGRAVDQREGFLTSVRMAGDFDWGTDELPRTQWRNTIIYEAHVRGQSMLHPDVPEELRGTYAGMAHPAIIEHFKSLGITAVQLLPVHFHLDELHLQNLGLTNYWGYNTAAFFAPHAAYATQAARDAGPHAVQDEFKGMVKLLHAAGLEVILDVVYNHTAEGGPDGQAISFRGLGEDTYYRTDGHGKYIDTTGCGNSLNFGQPRVVQLVLDSLRYWVDEFHIDGFRFDLAVTLCRNADNEFDPRHPFLVAVAADPVLSDVKLIAEPWDVGYGGWQTGRFPGGWVDWNDHFRDGVRSFWLADRAAIEAGGQGGSVARLADALSGSAGLFEASGRSRLASVNLITAHDGFTLNDLVSYDRKHNEANGEQNRDGHGDNRSYNHGFEGRSEDESILAQRSQSRRNLMASLMISLGVPMITAGDELARTQQGNNNAYCQDNPLAWLDWTRTPESAEMLRSTKRYVRLRKEFLASQPHDFPARDEQSYIYWFDHAGQPMSMDQWNDPRHRVMQLLLGSDDGTLAGLVVVNGSGSDVNITLPELKNDDGTPRRMFELRLTTSPLHELRQGSRVASGEMDSIEANSINIYRT; this is encoded by the coding sequence ATGGTCATGCCGCTTTTCGATACCGCTTCCACCAGGGATGCCTCTTCGGCATATCCGCTCGGTGTCAGCGTCCCGCGCCCGGGATCGGGAGCGGATTACGGCGTGCAGTCCAGCGCCAACGTGGCCGTGTACGCCCCGGCTGTGGAGAACCTTGAGATTGCCTACAAGGCCCCGGGCAGCGAGTGGCATCTGCAGACCCTGCCCAATGTCACGCACGGCGTGCACCATGGAATTGTTGAGGATTTCCCGTACGGATCGCTGTACGGTTTCCGTGCCACGTCCAAGGCGGACCCGTTGCCGCTGGCGGTCCCCATCGTGGACCTGGACGACGACGGCGGGCAGCCTCTTTTGCTCGATCCTTACGGCCGGGCGGTGGACCAGCGGGAGGGTTTCCTGACGAGCGTCCGGATGGCCGGCGATTTTGACTGGGGCACCGACGAACTTCCCCGGACGCAGTGGCGGAACACCATCATCTACGAGGCCCATGTCCGCGGCCAGAGCATGCTGCATCCCGATGTCCCCGAGGAGCTGCGCGGAACCTACGCCGGAATGGCCCATCCGGCCATCATCGAGCATTTCAAGAGCCTGGGCATTACCGCTGTCCAGCTGCTCCCGGTGCACTTCCACCTCGATGAGCTGCACCTGCAGAACCTCGGCCTGACCAACTACTGGGGCTACAACACGGCCGCTTTTTTCGCACCGCACGCAGCCTATGCGACGCAGGCGGCGCGGGATGCCGGACCGCACGCCGTCCAGGACGAGTTCAAGGGAATGGTCAAGCTGCTCCACGCGGCAGGGCTGGAAGTGATTCTCGACGTCGTCTACAACCACACTGCCGAGGGCGGCCCGGACGGCCAGGCCATCAGCTTCCGCGGACTCGGTGAGGACACGTACTACCGAACGGATGGCCACGGGAAGTACATCGACACTACGGGCTGCGGCAACAGCCTGAATTTCGGCCAGCCCAGGGTGGTCCAGTTGGTGCTGGATTCCCTCCGGTATTGGGTGGACGAATTCCACATCGACGGCTTCCGTTTCGACCTGGCCGTGACGCTCTGCCGGAACGCGGACAACGAGTTTGATCCCCGGCACCCGTTCCTGGTGGCTGTGGCCGCCGATCCCGTGCTGTCTGACGTAAAACTGATCGCCGAGCCCTGGGACGTCGGCTACGGCGGCTGGCAGACGGGACGGTTCCCGGGCGGCTGGGTTGACTGGAACGACCACTTCCGGGACGGCGTCCGCTCCTTCTGGCTTGCCGACCGGGCGGCCATCGAAGCCGGCGGGCAGGGCGGGTCCGTGGCGCGGCTGGCTGATGCCCTATCCGGGTCTGCCGGGCTCTTTGAAGCGTCGGGCCGTTCCAGGCTGGCGTCGGTCAACCTCATCACGGCACACGACGGCTTCACGCTCAACGACCTTGTGTCCTACGACCGTAAACACAACGAGGCCAACGGCGAGCAGAACCGGGACGGGCACGGGGACAACCGCAGCTACAACCACGGTTTCGAAGGCCGGAGCGAGGACGAGAGCATCCTGGCGCAGCGGTCGCAGTCCCGGCGGAACCTCATGGCGTCCCTGATGATTTCGCTCGGTGTGCCCATGATCACCGCCGGCGACGAGCTGGCACGCACGCAGCAGGGAAACAACAACGCCTACTGCCAGGACAACCCACTGGCATGGCTCGACTGGACGCGTACGCCGGAATCCGCAGAGATGCTCCGCAGCACAAAGCGCTACGTCCGGCTGCGCAAGGAGTTCCTGGCAAGCCAACCCCATGATTTTCCGGCTCGGGATGAGCAGTCCTATATCTACTGGTTTGATCACGCCGGACAGCCCATGTCCATGGATCAGTGGAATGATCCCCGGCACCGGGTCATGCAGCTCCTGCTTGGCTCGGACGACGGCACGCTGGCGGGCCTCGTAGTGGTCAACGGCAGCGGCTCCGACGTGAATATCACCCTTCCGGAACTCAAGAATGACGACGGAACGCCGCGCAGGATGTTCGAACTCCGGCTGACAACGTCGCCGCTTCACGAGCTTCGACAGGGCAGCCGCGTGGCGTCCGGCGAGATGGACAGCATCGAGGCGAACTCGATTAACATCTACCGCACGTAA
- the rlmB gene encoding 23S rRNA (guanosine(2251)-2'-O)-methyltransferase RlmB, giving the protein MANNGRRSVKAKKGPTIGTGGHGRKALEGKGPTPKAEDRPYHKAHKSKQLAERSAAKRGTGARSAGASRTGPKGRATEEVVTGRNSVVEALRAGIPAKALHIAIRIEMDDRVKESLKIAAERGIPLLETGKPELDRMTDDAIHQGLVLQIPPYEYQDAYDLAEETVDRWKKGHVSNAPLFVALDGITDPRNLGAIIRSVSAFSGHGVIVPERRSVGVTASAWKTSAGAAVRVPVARAANLNSALKQFKNMGIFVLGLDGDGDVSLPDLTLAAEPVCIVVGSEGKGLSRLVRENCDQIVSIPINSAMESLNASMAVGISLYEISRQRDVK; this is encoded by the coding sequence ATGGCCAACAACGGTCGCCGGTCGGTCAAAGCAAAGAAGGGGCCAACCATCGGAACCGGTGGTCATGGCCGTAAGGCCCTGGAAGGCAAGGGTCCCACGCCCAAGGCGGAGGACCGCCCGTACCACAAGGCGCACAAGAGCAAGCAGCTTGCCGAACGTTCGGCCGCCAAGCGCGGCACGGGTGCCCGCAGCGCCGGAGCCTCCCGCACGGGTCCCAAGGGCCGCGCCACCGAGGAAGTCGTCACCGGCCGTAACTCCGTGGTGGAAGCCCTCCGCGCCGGGATCCCCGCGAAGGCCCTGCACATCGCCATCCGGATTGAAATGGATGACCGTGTCAAGGAGTCGCTGAAGATCGCCGCCGAACGCGGTATCCCGCTGCTTGAGACCGGCAAGCCCGAACTTGACCGCATGACGGACGACGCTATCCACCAGGGCCTGGTCCTGCAGATCCCGCCGTACGAGTACCAGGACGCTTATGACCTGGCCGAGGAAACCGTGGACCGCTGGAAGAAGGGCCACGTATCCAACGCCCCGCTGTTCGTTGCCCTGGACGGCATCACGGACCCGCGCAACCTTGGTGCCATCATCCGCTCCGTCTCGGCCTTCAGCGGCCACGGCGTCATCGTCCCGGAACGCCGCTCCGTGGGCGTCACAGCCTCGGCCTGGAAGACCAGCGCCGGCGCTGCCGTGCGTGTTCCGGTGGCACGTGCCGCCAACCTGAACAGTGCCCTGAAGCAGTTCAAGAACATGGGCATCTTTGTCTTAGGGCTCGACGGCGACGGCGACGTTTCGCTGCCTGACCTCACCCTGGCCGCCGAGCCCGTCTGCATTGTGGTCGGTTCCGAAGGCAAGGGCCTGAGCCGCCTGGTCCGCGAAAACTGCGACCAGATCGTCTCCATCCCGATCAACTCCGCCATGGAATCGCTCAACGCCTCCATGGCCGTTGGCATCTCCCTGTACGAAATCTCGAGGCAGCGCGACGTCAAGTAG